Genomic DNA from Paenibacillus borealis:
ACTTTTGCATCCAGCCCGCCGGCTTTTCCCGGAGCCACTTAACCATCATCCCTGTCTGTGACAGCGTAAAGGGAATGAACACACCTACTGCATATAAAGGGATCAGCTGCTCTGTCTTCCCCTCAAATACATAGATCAGGACCATAGAAAGAACACCCAGGATGATGATACCGTTAGAATAACCCAGTCTGTCCCCCCGCATGGTAAACATCCGTGGAATAAACTTATCCTTGGCAAGATTCACGGCCAGTAAAGGGAATGCGGAATACCCGGTGTTGGCGGCCAGAATCAGTATTAATGCAGTCGTTCCCTGGATAAAGAAATACATCGCATTCCGGCCGAAGGTTTGCTCGGCAATTTGCGACACGACCGTCACATCAGCACGGGGAGCTATACCATAATAATAGGCCAGAACGACAATTCCAGAGAACATAACAGCAAGTAAGGCCCCCATGGCTATTAAGGTTTTGGCGGCGTTAGAAGCCTCTGGACTTTTGAAATTCGGAATGGCATTGGATATCGCTTCAACCCCCGTTAACGCAGAGCTTCCGGAAGAAAATGCGCGCAGCAGCAGGAATAGACTGATCCCGGCTACCGGTGTGCCAAGAGAGGTATGCAGCTCTGCCGGAACGTTACCGGTTAAGATGTTATACAGGCCTGTACCAATCAGAATGAATAAAGCCAGCACGAATAAATAAACCGGATAAGCGAGTACAGAAGCGGATTCTGTTACCCCTCTTAAGTTCAGAATTGTAATCAGGATCACGAAGACAATAGCGATAACCACTTTATGCTCATGCAGGCTCGGAAAAGCTGAGGTGATCGCATCTGCACCGGCCGATATACTTACAGCCACCGTCAAAATATAGTCGACCAACAGCGAACCGCCGGCAATCAATCCGGGGTACTTCCCCAGGTTTTCCTTGGATACCACATAGGCTCCGCCACCATGGGAGTAAGCAAAAATAATCTGCCGGTAGGACAAAATGAGTGCGGTCAACAATACCAATACGCCAATCGCAATCGGAATGGAATACCAGAAGGCAGCGGCTCCAATCGTAACGAGAACAATTAAGATTTGTTCCGGCCCGTACGCAACGGAAGACAAGGCATCTGAAGACAGTATGGCCAGCGCTTTCTTTTTATTTAACTTTTGCTCCCCTAATTCAGTAGACTTTAAGGGCCTGCCGATCAGAAATCGTTTTAAAAATGAGATCACGGGTTTCACCACTCGCTTGTTATTTTGTAAAATTCTTGATAGTGCAGCCTCTGTACCCTCACTCAGACACAACAAAAAGACCACAGAAGAAGATTCCGTGATTATAGAGGCAAGGAACTGTTCGAATTCTGCGGAGTAAACAATCATTTACTTCCAAGTTCAGCCTATCATTTCCGGCATTAATATAGCGTTAAGGATTCCTCAAAGACATTAAGATTGCATTAAGATATTATGAAGTTGTATCCAATCGAGCCTGTATCTTATAGTAAGAGAAGAGTCCGGAAAATACCCAGTAGGAGCGTATACAATGAATTTAAAAGAACAGTTGATCCTAATCAAAGAAAATGACTACCAGACACCTGCGGAACCCTTCCAGCTGGTACAAGAAATGATACATAACATCGGCTCCCTGGATGCCGAGCTGCGTGATGATCTAATCTATACAACCTTATCCCATTGGATTCCCGGTAACTCGCTTTCCGAAGACGAGCTGGAGCAACTTTTGCCCGCCCTATTGGGCACCGACTATTTGCATTATAAGCTTGGTGAAGCTAACACAGACTCTGTGTTCACCCGGTCTTTCTCTATGCTGGTCATCCCGCTTCTCATCATGAGGCATAGGGAATCCCCCTTCCTCTCAAGAGAGCAAGTTCACCAGATCAAAGAGAAGGTATTCTACAGTGTACAAGAAGAGCGGGATTACCGCGGGTATGACGAAGATAAGGGCTGGGCTCATGCCATAGCTCATGGGGCAGATGCATTAGACGATTTAGCCCAATGTTCCGAACTGGATCAAGCTGACCTCTTCACCATCCTCGATCTGGTTTACGACAAGATGACCATAACCGAACGGGTTTACTCCGATGGTGAGGATGAGCGGATGGTCAGACCCGTAATCAGTGTTTTTAACAGAAAACTGCTCAGTCAGACTGATGTAGCGCAATGGATTCAACGTTTCGGTGATGTAGAGAAAAGTCCCGGATTCCTGCCTTCCTTCAGGCAAAAAAATAATATTAAGAATTTCCTGAAAAGCCTGTACTTCCGGGTTAAATTCTACAAAGCAGATGCCAGTCTCTGTCCGGTCATCGAGGATACTTTATATAAAGTGGAGAAAGTGTATTATTGCTGATTAAAAAAATCACAAATGGCTCCGCCCTCTGATAATAAGGGCGGAGCCATTTGCTTTATTTTTTAGTGAATTCTGAATAAGTAGGTGATAATATATTGTGCTAGACGAAATCTGACACTTCACGGGCTAAATCCTCAATTCCACTTAAATAATGCTGTAAGTTAGATTTATGATTACATAATGAAAATCTCCCCTCGTTTTGCTTATAATAAACTCTGGAACATTCAGGCTTAAAGATCACTTCACTAAATTCCCTTTGAAGCTCTTCACAATCCATTCCGGGATTTGATTGCTCAAGTTCAAGAATCTCTAAGCTTATTTTCTTCTTCTTTTCCTGTATTATAAGTTTAATTGCTTCTTTCGGGCATATTCGATGAACCAATAATGTTCGCAAGGCCTTCAAATCATTGGCTCTTCCTTTAGAAAGTTGAATTAATTCATTCTGAATTTGAGTGATCTGTTTCGTATTCCATTGATCCACTATAAGTTCAAATATCCACCCGATCCATTCTTGATCGTCACTATATTGTATAAATGCATCTTTTATATATGGAATTAGCGGATCGCCAATTTCTCTTAACAAATCAGAAATCTGATGCGCACCCGGCCAATTCAAATCCTGAATCCAAATAAGTAATCCCGGCAATATACTTTCCACACGGGGATATCCTAAATTTATAATTACTTCAGCGGCTCCATCCCAATGCCCTTTCGTGAGAGGTTGCAACAATAAGGGAAGCTCATCATCATTAACAAACTGCAGCTTTTTTATTGCATTCTCTTTTTCTTCTACAGGTGTGTCCCATTCTAACTTTTGAATTAGCGTATTTATATCGTCCAAGTAATATCGCCTACTTTGCATTTGTCATATTTCAATATTTCTTTAGTTCATTCTTGTATAATTCTAAATTTTCTTCGTCAAAACATACAAATACTACTTTCTT
This window encodes:
- a CDS encoding APC family permease, whose amino-acid sequence is MISFLKRFLIGRPLKSTELGEQKLNKKKALAILSSDALSSVAYGPEQILIVLVTIGAAAFWYSIPIAIGVLVLLTALILSYRQIIFAYSHGGGAYVVSKENLGKYPGLIAGGSLLVDYILTVAVSISAGADAITSAFPSLHEHKVVIAIVFVILITILNLRGVTESASVLAYPVYLFVLALFILIGTGLYNILTGNVPAELHTSLGTPVAGISLFLLLRAFSSGSSALTGVEAISNAIPNFKSPEASNAAKTLIAMGALLAVMFSGIVVLAYYYGIAPRADVTVVSQIAEQTFGRNAMYFFIQGTTALILILAANTGYSAFPLLAVNLAKDKFIPRMFTMRGDRLGYSNGIIILGVLSMVLIYVFEGKTEQLIPLYAVGVFIPFTLSQTGMMVKWLREKPAGWMQKFIINTVGALISFIVTMMFFLTKFTQVWPVFVFLPILLLVFHRIHKHYEAVADQLRITTCEETIKIEGNVIIVPVAGITHVVMNSLEYAKSLNPQQIIAVYVPFEREEEAIFEEKWRKWQPDIRLVTLYTPYRSIVQPLTKFIDTINWKAAELNHRVTVIIPQFIPKKGWHNILHNQSSLLIRARLLFRSDVIVTTVPYHLKK
- a CDS encoding DUF2785 domain-containing protein — encoded protein: MNLKEQLILIKENDYQTPAEPFQLVQEMIHNIGSLDAELRDDLIYTTLSHWIPGNSLSEDELEQLLPALLGTDYLHYKLGEANTDSVFTRSFSMLVIPLLIMRHRESPFLSREQVHQIKEKVFYSVQEERDYRGYDEDKGWAHAIAHGADALDDLAQCSELDQADLFTILDLVYDKMTITERVYSDGEDERMVRPVISVFNRKLLSQTDVAQWIQRFGDVEKSPGFLPSFRQKNNIKNFLKSLYFRVKFYKADASLCPVIEDTLYKVEKVYYC
- a CDS encoding DUF5071 domain-containing protein, whose amino-acid sequence is MDDINTLIQKLEWDTPVEEKENAIKKLQFVNDDELPLLLQPLTKGHWDGAAEVIINLGYPRVESILPGLLIWIQDLNWPGAHQISDLLREIGDPLIPYIKDAFIQYSDDQEWIGWIFELIVDQWNTKQITQIQNELIQLSKGRANDLKALRTLLVHRICPKEAIKLIIQEKKKKISLEILELEQSNPGMDCEELQREFSEVIFKPECSRVYYKQNEGRFSLCNHKSNLQHYLSGIEDLAREVSDFV